One Paenibacillus crassostreae DNA segment encodes these proteins:
- the spoIID gene encoding stage II sporulation protein D, with product MRELIHQMNISMKRFKVVPWRRTALRRNFFPVIWAIGGLLMMALLIPILVVSLHPNPTSTSQPPLTEVTVDQASPILTTVTENEEPEIMVSVYLSENEQIETLPLEEYVIGVIAAEMPADFAFDAIKAQAIAARTYIARRLLNDDKSGVPVQGADVTDTISHQAYISKENLEHEWSNQGKASKLTTIRRAVQESRNMIMTYDGEPITATFFSTSNGYTENSEDYWEETIPYLRSVSSPWDKQIAPHYKETIKISKKQFAKQMGLSADNSLIQILSMTEGHRIKEINIGGVTFSGRSVREMLGLRSSEFTWEDSGEDIAITTYGNGHGVGMSQWGANGMAQAGYTATQILRHYYTGIDFEEVTKLLSKK from the coding sequence ATGAGAGAACTGATCCATCAAATGAATATTTCAATGAAACGTTTCAAAGTTGTTCCATGGCGTCGCACTGCCTTGCGAAGGAATTTTTTTCCGGTCATATGGGCGATAGGAGGTTTATTGATGATGGCATTGTTGATTCCTATATTAGTGGTGAGCCTTCACCCTAACCCTACGAGTACGAGCCAACCTCCACTTACAGAAGTAACTGTAGATCAAGCGAGTCCTATCTTAACTACGGTAACTGAGAATGAGGAACCGGAAATTATGGTATCCGTCTATTTATCTGAGAATGAACAAATCGAGACTTTACCGCTTGAAGAATATGTAATAGGTGTTATTGCTGCAGAAATGCCAGCTGATTTCGCCTTTGATGCTATCAAGGCACAGGCTATAGCCGCACGAACCTATATTGCAAGACGACTATTAAATGATGATAAGAGTGGTGTTCCTGTGCAGGGAGCTGATGTAACAGATACGATCTCTCATCAAGCTTATATCTCAAAAGAGAATCTTGAGCACGAATGGAGCAATCAGGGTAAAGCATCAAAGTTAACAACCATACGTCGTGCTGTACAGGAAAGTCGTAATATGATTATGACGTACGATGGAGAGCCAATCACTGCAACTTTTTTCTCAACTAGTAATGGATATACTGAGAATTCAGAGGATTACTGGGAAGAGACGATTCCGTATCTACGTAGTGTATCCAGTCCTTGGGATAAACAAATCGCTCCACATTATAAGGAAACAATTAAGATCAGTAAAAAACAATTTGCCAAACAAATGGGTCTTTCTGCAGATAACTCTCTCATTCAAATTCTCTCAATGACTGAAGGTCATCGAATTAAGGAAATAAATATAGGTGGCGTTACGTTCAGTGGGCGTTCAGTTCGCGAGATGCTAGGATTACGTTCTAGTGAATTTACTTGGGAAGATTCGGGAGAGGATATTGCTATTACAACCTATGGGAATGGGCATGGTGTAGGAATGAGCCAATGGGGAGCGAACGGGATGGCCCAAGCAGGATATACAGCTACTCAAATTCTCAGACACTACTATACAGGAATAGACTTTGAAGAAGTTACTAAACTACTCTCTAAAAAATAA
- a CDS encoding M23 family metallopeptidase produces MNEQNKNQNHEETPKPFKGAPVNQPSAWKRLLSKRWVYPAAYMAAAAIILTLVWVYQDASQKSLTTDLTTVSDSTLSQNEVVVGMEKEEAESLAVIAKAENMTWPVADAKEVNVVKPFYDPKGTTENHQEAMVQYNDISVTNNGIDLAREDDKVFEVKAALDGKVTRVEAHPLMGTVVEVTHSGNLMTVYQSLADAKVKVGDEIVQGDTLASAGRSEMESDLGNHVHFEVYNNGNLVNPAELLPPK; encoded by the coding sequence ATGAATGAACAGAACAAAAATCAAAACCATGAAGAAACTCCTAAACCATTTAAAGGAGCACCGGTGAATCAACCGTCTGCATGGAAGAGGCTGTTGTCGAAACGTTGGGTTTATCCCGCAGCCTACATGGCCGCAGCAGCAATTATATTAACCTTAGTGTGGGTCTATCAGGATGCCAGTCAGAAATCACTTACTACAGACCTCACTACTGTATCGGACAGCACACTCTCTCAGAATGAAGTTGTTGTAGGTATGGAGAAGGAAGAAGCAGAGTCACTTGCAGTGATTGCCAAGGCGGAGAATATGACATGGCCAGTAGCAGATGCTAAAGAAGTTAATGTTGTTAAACCGTTCTATGACCCGAAGGGAACGACCGAGAATCATCAGGAGGCTATGGTTCAATACAATGATATTTCAGTAACGAATAATGGTATTGACCTTGCCCGCGAAGATGACAAAGTGTTTGAAGTCAAAGCCGCACTGGATGGAAAGGTAACACGCGTTGAAGCACATCCATTGATGGGAACCGTTGTGGAAGTTACGCATTCAGGGAATTTAATGACCGTCTATCAAAGTTTAGCTGACGCGAAAGTGAAAGTTGGGGACGAGATCGTTCAAGGGGACACTCTGGCGAGTGCTGGTCGTAGCGAAATGGAAAGTGATCTTGGGAACCATGTGCATTTCGAAGTATATAATAACGGCAACCTAGTCAACCCAGCCGAATTACTTCCACCTAAATAA
- the spoIIID gene encoding sporulation transcriptional regulator SpoIIID, with product MHDYIKERTIKIGRCIVETRNTVRTIAKEFGVSKSTVHKDLTERLPEINPELADQVKHILEYHKSIRHLRGGEATKIKYKKTNNKKREAVGTAKS from the coding sequence GTGCACGATTACATTAAGGAACGGACCATCAAGATTGGACGTTGTATCGTGGAGACTAGGAACACGGTCCGAACCATTGCCAAAGAATTTGGCGTATCGAAGAGTACGGTGCATAAGGATTTAACCGAACGACTGCCAGAGATAAATCCTGAACTGGCGGATCAAGTTAAGCACATTCTCGAATATCACAAATCCATCCGCCATCTTAGGGGAGGCGAAGCCACCAAAATTAAGTATAAAAAAACGAATAATAAAAAAAGAGAAGCAGTAGGTACGGCAAAGTCATAA
- a CDS encoding rod shape-determining protein, which produces MLSKDIGIDLGTANVLIHVKGRGVVLNEPSVVAIERDTKKVLAVGEDARRMIGRTPGNIIAIRPLRDGVIADFEVTETMLKYFINRVGGRTWYSHPRILICAPTNITSVEQKSIREAAEHSGAKEVYLEEEPKAAAIGAGMNIYEPSGNMVVDIGGGTTDVAVLSMGDVVTASSLKVAGDKFDESISKYIKSKYKLLIGERTAEDIKLRIGTVRPGGIQAEMDIRGRDMVTGLPLTITIHSSEVQEALLDPITAIVMSAKSVLERTPPELSADIIDRGVILTGGGALLNGLDELLSDELRVPVLIAEDPMHCVVKGTGIMLDNLDKVIKKKF; this is translated from the coding sequence ATGTTAAGCAAGGATATTGGAATAGATCTCGGCACGGCAAATGTGCTCATTCACGTTAAAGGGAGAGGCGTTGTATTAAACGAACCTTCGGTTGTAGCCATTGAAAGGGATACTAAAAAAGTTCTTGCTGTTGGGGAAGATGCACGTCGTATGATTGGACGTACTCCAGGCAATATTATAGCAATTCGACCGTTACGTGACGGAGTTATTGCTGATTTTGAAGTAACTGAAACGATGCTTAAATATTTCATTAATCGGGTAGGTGGACGTACTTGGTATAGTCATCCTCGTATTCTCATTTGTGCACCGACCAATATAACATCTGTGGAACAGAAATCAATTCGAGAAGCAGCGGAGCATAGTGGTGCTAAGGAAGTATATCTAGAAGAAGAACCCAAGGCGGCAGCGATTGGGGCCGGTATGAATATCTATGAGCCAAGTGGCAACATGGTAGTCGATATCGGTGGCGGAACGACGGATGTTGCAGTTCTTTCGATGGGCGATGTCGTTACCGCTTCTTCACTTAAAGTAGCAGGTGACAAGTTCGATGAATCTATTTCAAAGTACATAAAGAGTAAATATAAATTGCTCATAGGAGAACGTACAGCTGAAGATATTAAACTGAGAATTGGAACAGTAAGACCAGGTGGTATTCAGGCTGAGATGGACATTCGTGGACGGGATATGGTAACGGGACTTCCATTAACGATCACCATTCATTCTAGCGAGGTTCAAGAGGCATTATTAGATCCAATTACAGCTATCGTGATGTCGGCTAAGTCCGTATTAGAACGGACGCCACCAGAATTATCAGCAGATATTATCGACCGCGGTGTAATTCTGACAGGCGGCGGTGCTTTACTGAACGGATTAGATGAACTATTGTCTGATGAATTGCGTGTTCCTGTATTAATAGCGGAAGACCCGATGCACTGCGTAGTAAAAGGAACAGGTATTATGCTTGATAATTTAGATAAAGTAATTAAGAAAAAATTCTAA
- a CDS encoding flagellar hook-basal body protein: MLRGLYTAAAGLITQQRRHDTITQNLANINTTGYKQVNSAARSFPEVLVSITGGDVKNAERSIGKLNTGVFMEESMSMFLQGDVTVTDKTTDFALVSDLVSNDPNTGQPIAFDANGQYVDEEGNTTYQSQAFFTVQDAEGNIRYTRDGNFVVNAAGQLTSSTGFLVLGANNQPITINGSVDNLKVNGQGQLINATTGVATGASLAISIVNQPYQLVREGNGVFRIDDIEAAGVRLSEAGDNMTVRQGYIERSNVDSAQSIVDMNLAARAYEANQKVVQYYDRSLEKAVNEIGRV, from the coding sequence ATGTTAAGAGGATTGTATACAGCAGCAGCTGGATTGATAACACAACAACGTCGTCATGATACCATAACGCAGAATCTTGCTAACATTAACACGACAGGATATAAGCAGGTGAATTCTGCAGCTCGTTCTTTTCCAGAAGTACTCGTATCTATAACAGGTGGAGATGTAAAGAACGCAGAGCGCTCGATAGGTAAGCTGAATACAGGTGTATTTATGGAAGAAAGTATGTCCATGTTCTTACAAGGAGATGTAACAGTAACTGATAAGACAACTGACTTTGCCCTCGTATCAGATTTGGTAAGTAATGATCCGAATACAGGACAACCTATTGCATTTGATGCGAATGGGCAGTATGTTGATGAAGAAGGGAATACGACATACCAATCGCAAGCTTTCTTCACGGTGCAAGATGCTGAGGGGAATATACGTTATACTCGTGATGGTAATTTCGTAGTGAATGCGGCGGGTCAACTTACTTCGTCTACAGGATTCCTTGTATTAGGTGCAAATAATCAACCGATTACAATCAATGGTTCTGTTGATAACCTTAAAGTGAATGGACAAGGTCAGCTTATTAATGCAACTACAGGTGTGGCTACAGGAGCATCCTTAGCCATTAGTATCGTGAATCAACCTTATCAATTGGTGAGAGAAGGAAACGGTGTATTCCGGATAGATGATATTGAAGCAGCGGGTGTTCGTCTAAGTGAAGCTGGTGATAATATGACAGTTCGTCAAGGATATATCGAACGGTCCAATGTAGACTCCGCTCAATCGATCGTGGATATGAACCTAGCGGCGCGCGCGTATGAAGCGAACCAGAAAGTTGTTCAATATTATGATAGGAGCTTGGAGAAAGCTGTTAACGAAATAGGAAGAGTGTAA
- a CDS encoding flagellar hook-basal body protein yields MNNSIITAMVSLNSMQSRLNVIADNIANMDTVGYKRKESSFEDVLTTVQSQHKDFESAGRATPMGYNVGYGIKQAAITLDWEQGTPQETGLPTDLAIEGNGLFAVQSNGNTAYTRDGAFQFVPDSEVDSLMVLVNNQGDKVLNREGNAPITVPTDVKVAIDSDGNVWATQNGTSEREIVAQVLVVQLEKPEGLVRVDGNKFVLADGVTTNMAFGMSTVAIPEDVSIHSGYLEKSNVDLTVEMAEMVQVQRAYQLMSRALTSSDTLMNLANNLRG; encoded by the coding sequence ATGAACAACTCCATCATTACTGCAATGGTGTCCTTAAATAGTATGCAATCGAGATTGAATGTCATTGCAGATAACATAGCTAACATGGATACGGTGGGATATAAAAGAAAAGAGAGTTCTTTCGAAGATGTACTCACTACAGTACAAAGTCAACATAAAGACTTCGAAAGTGCGGGACGAGCAACACCAATGGGGTATAACGTAGGGTACGGAATTAAACAGGCTGCTATTACGCTGGATTGGGAGCAAGGAACACCGCAGGAGACAGGTCTTCCAACGGATTTGGCGATTGAAGGCAATGGTTTATTCGCTGTACAGAGCAATGGGAATACAGCATATACACGTGATGGTGCTTTTCAATTTGTTCCAGATTCCGAAGTTGATAGCTTGATGGTTCTTGTGAATAATCAAGGTGATAAAGTGCTTAATAGAGAAGGTAATGCCCCGATCACTGTTCCAACAGATGTTAAGGTAGCCATTGATAGTGACGGAAATGTATGGGCCACACAGAACGGAACATCCGAGAGAGAAATAGTTGCTCAGGTACTAGTGGTTCAACTGGAAAAACCAGAAGGGTTAGTTCGAGTAGACGGAAATAAATTTGTTCTGGCTGATGGAGTAACAACAAATATGGCATTTGGAATGTCAACAGTGGCCATTCCAGAGGATGTGTCGATCCACTCAGGGTATTTAGAGAAATCGAATGTGGACTTGACTGTAGAAATGGCAGAGATGGTACAGGTGCAACGAGCATATCAGCTTATGTCTCGGGCGTTAACCTCCAGTGATACTTTGATGAATCTTGCGAATAATTTGCGGGGTTAG
- a CDS encoding DNA-directed RNA polymerase subunit beta translates to MSESNKSVKKTTPTWRIVLRYMIPIFLLIALISGMVVGYVILGKRSIEEVFLWETWKHVYDLVFAPS, encoded by the coding sequence ATGAGCGAATCTAACAAGTCTGTGAAGAAGACAACACCGACATGGAGAATTGTACTGCGTTACATGATTCCAATCTTTTTACTCATCGCCTTAATTAGCGGAATGGTTGTGGGGTATGTCATCTTGGGGAAACGTAGTATCGAGGAAGTATTTCTGTGGGAGACTTGGAAACACGTATACGATCTAGTTTTTGCCCCTTCGTAA
- the fabZ gene encoding 3-hydroxyacyl-ACP dehydratase FabZ: MLNVNQIQEIIPHRPPFLLVDRIIEMEVGKRAVGIKNVTINEPFFTGHFPGYPVMPGVLITEALAQVGAVAILNVESNKGKIGFLAGLDNFRFRGQVVPGDTLRLEVEITRLKGSIGKGHAKASVEGKVVAEGEIMFALSDPTAS; this comes from the coding sequence GTGTTAAATGTGAATCAAATTCAAGAGATTATCCCCCATAGACCACCATTCCTATTAGTTGATCGTATTATTGAGATGGAAGTAGGTAAACGGGCAGTAGGGATCAAGAATGTAACCATCAATGAACCATTTTTTACAGGCCATTTCCCGGGATATCCTGTAATGCCAGGTGTTCTCATTACTGAAGCGTTGGCTCAAGTGGGAGCTGTTGCTATTTTGAATGTAGAGAGTAATAAAGGGAAGATCGGTTTTCTAGCAGGTCTGGATAATTTCCGGTTCCGTGGCCAAGTTGTTCCAGGAGATACATTGAGATTAGAAGTTGAAATTACACGCTTAAAGGGCAGTATTGGTAAAGGTCATGCTAAGGCTTCTGTGGAGGGTAAAGTTGTAGCAGAAGGTGAAATCATGTTCGCATTATCTGATCCAACAGCATCATAA
- a CDS encoding phospho-sugar mutase produces the protein MSQLTQHSINNIQKWLQDSYIDEDTKQELRSLENDPMELEDRFYKDLEFGTGGLRGVIGAGSNRMNRYTVGKATQGYAQYIQQSHGQQTGRPSVVIAHDSRHFSPEFALEAALVLAGNGIIAKLFPSLRTTPQLSFSVRDLKATGGIVVTASHNPPEYNGYKVYNDQGGQLIPHEAEQVIHHIQNVDSFSAVKKLTQIEAEEQGLLVWLGEEDDDAFVRTVALNSINADLICTSLGDDFRIVYTPLHGTGNIPVRKTLESIGFTHIHVVPEQAQPDAEFSTVKSPNPEEREAFTLAIKLGQSLDADILIGTDPDCDRMGAVVKDRNGEYVVLSGNQSGAIMIHYLLSQLKEAGKLPNNGVVVKTIVTSEMGATIARHYGAEVVNTLTGFKYIGEKMTQYEASGQYTYLFGYEESYGYLAGNYARDKDAVLASMLIAEAGAYYKGQGKTLYDVLEGLYDQFGYFQEKLESRTLKGKDGVAQIQSLMADWRTQPPVEVGGVRINDVLDYSLGLDDLPKENVLKFMLEDGSWFCLRPSGTEPKIKVYFAVRGETLKDADERIAKLVEVVMARVDA, from the coding sequence ATGTCTCAATTAACACAGCATTCTATTAATAATATTCAGAAATGGCTACAGGATTCTTATATTGATGAGGATACTAAACAAGAACTTCGTAGTTTAGAGAACGATCCTATGGAGCTTGAAGATCGCTTTTATAAAGACTTGGAGTTTGGTACGGGGGGACTTCGTGGTGTGATCGGTGCAGGTAGTAATCGCATGAATCGTTACACTGTAGGTAAGGCGACACAAGGGTATGCACAATATATACAACAGAGCCATGGACAACAAACGGGTCGACCTTCTGTTGTTATTGCTCATGACTCTCGTCATTTCTCTCCAGAGTTCGCTCTGGAAGCAGCACTAGTATTAGCGGGTAATGGGATTATTGCCAAGCTATTCCCTTCTCTTCGGACGACTCCTCAGCTTTCGTTCAGTGTACGTGATTTGAAAGCAACAGGAGGGATTGTCGTGACTGCAAGTCATAATCCTCCAGAATATAACGGGTACAAAGTATATAATGATCAAGGTGGGCAGCTTATTCCACATGAAGCAGAGCAAGTTATTCATCATATCCAGAATGTTGATTCTTTCTCAGCTGTGAAGAAACTGACTCAGATAGAGGCAGAAGAACAAGGTCTGTTAGTATGGCTTGGAGAAGAAGACGATGATGCATTTGTTCGCACAGTAGCTCTGAATAGCATAAATGCAGATCTAATATGTACATCACTAGGTGATGATTTCCGGATCGTGTATACGCCATTACATGGAACAGGGAATATTCCTGTACGTAAGACGTTGGAATCCATCGGATTTACACATATTCATGTGGTTCCGGAACAAGCACAACCAGATGCTGAATTTTCTACAGTGAAATCACCTAACCCTGAAGAGCGTGAAGCTTTTACATTAGCGATAAAGTTGGGCCAATCATTAGATGCAGACATTCTCATTGGAACAGATCCTGATTGTGACCGAATGGGAGCTGTTGTGAAAGATCGGAATGGTGAATATGTCGTACTCTCTGGTAATCAGTCCGGAGCGATTATGATTCATTATCTATTAAGTCAACTTAAAGAAGCTGGGAAGCTCCCTAATAATGGTGTCGTAGTGAAGACAATCGTAACAAGCGAGATGGGCGCAACGATTGCACGCCATTATGGGGCAGAAGTCGTTAATACGCTAACTGGATTCAAATATATTGGTGAGAAAATGACTCAATATGAAGCATCAGGTCAATATACGTATCTATTCGGTTATGAGGAAAGTTATGGTTACCTCGCGGGGAACTATGCTAGGGATAAAGATGCTGTACTCGCGTCAATGTTGATCGCTGAAGCGGGTGCTTATTATAAAGGCCAAGGTAAAACATTATACGATGTGTTAGAAGGGCTATACGATCAGTTCGGATACTTCCAAGAGAAACTCGAATCTCGTACCTTGAAAGGTAAAGATGGAGTTGCACAAATTCAATCGCTAATGGCAGATTGGCGGACTCAGCCTCCTGTAGAGGTTGGAGGAGTTCGTATAAATGACGTGTTGGATTATTCTTTAGGGCTTGACGATCTTCCTAAGGAGAATGTATTAAAATTCATGCTGGAAGATGGATCATGGTTCTGTCTAAGACCTTCAGGAACAGAACCGAAGATCAAAGTTTATTTTGCAGTTCGTGGTGAGACTCTAAAGGATGCGGATGAACGAATTGCCAAGCTAGTCGAAGTTGTCATGGCACGTGTTGACGCTTAA
- a CDS encoding DUF5693 family protein, whose amino-acid sequence MQKWKQWSKSSRKWLWILVIVGIVAAIPVIYDRYQTETSANQVEFVFDYRDLVDIAAIQAHPNDYINEQLDRLKDAGVSTMAMFESTLDEFQKSRRITLYSSIDLAKQKNELIPVNENFTYVVFTNEENAREISPIIEQTFQMLEIEVKPWTYENQTGLMIETPMENAVLKPMQSDPITFNMLRSKGFIIMPRLADSLPYDPDYMESLISDYASEGVQRVLFEGESVKGYNDQAAQMSLNAFAELLKEHNIGIATIENLKAPQLGLKQLAYALDYNVVRLYSLSDADAALDVQKIADRFTLASKDRNIRMFYLNAAPSRNATKAMITDPMDNLIHSLVDPGNAIDKIESNGFTIGPAESFDVVDSSYQRIFKLIVVIGAVAFISLMISYFFPILTISAFILGVIGSAGLIVLKPTLFEQALALFVAISGPTIAMLLAVRKVNGLNLQAVEMKLSRRVMHAIVLYLKTAIISMSAIPFVVALLNNVTYQLMIEQFRGVSLLHFAPIALTGLYIVLYRGGNLRQQLGNILRSRITILGVIVVGVIGVVGWYYLQRTGNAGSVSSIELTFRSLMENTFGVRPRNKEFLLAHPIFLLGIFMSIKYRNAIYLMVIAVIGQLSMVDTFAHIHTPLTISLVRNLLGLGLGLIIGLIAIVAWQIIEGCWKRWSPRLTR is encoded by the coding sequence GTGCAGAAATGGAAACAGTGGAGTAAGTCATCACGCAAATGGTTGTGGATTCTAGTTATCGTGGGAATCGTGGCTGCTATACCCGTGATATATGACCGTTATCAAACAGAGACATCCGCGAATCAAGTGGAGTTTGTATTCGATTACCGTGACTTAGTGGATATAGCTGCCATACAAGCTCATCCTAATGATTATATCAACGAGCAATTGGACCGGCTGAAAGATGCTGGAGTCAGTACAATGGCTATGTTTGAAAGTACACTCGACGAATTCCAGAAATCACGACGCATTACACTATATAGTAGTATAGATCTCGCTAAGCAAAAGAATGAACTTATTCCGGTAAATGAGAATTTCACATATGTTGTTTTCACGAATGAAGAGAACGCCCGTGAGATATCTCCAATTATCGAGCAGACTTTTCAGATGCTAGAGATCGAAGTGAAACCTTGGACTTATGAGAATCAGACTGGGCTAATGATTGAGACGCCAATGGAGAATGCTGTATTGAAGCCAATGCAATCTGATCCCATTACGTTCAATATGTTGCGTAGCAAAGGGTTCATCATTATGCCACGGTTGGCGGACAGCCTTCCATATGATCCAGATTATATGGAGTCATTGATATCTGATTATGCCTCTGAAGGAGTACAACGTGTTCTATTCGAAGGGGAATCTGTCAAAGGATACAATGACCAAGCGGCCCAGATGAGTTTAAATGCGTTTGCTGAGTTACTGAAAGAACATAACATAGGTATTGCAACCATTGAGAATTTAAAAGCGCCGCAACTTGGATTGAAGCAATTGGCTTATGCTCTTGATTACAATGTCGTACGCTTATATTCTTTAAGTGATGCTGATGCAGCCCTGGATGTTCAGAAGATTGCTGATCGCTTCACTTTGGCTAGCAAAGACCGTAATATCCGCATGTTTTATTTAAATGCTGCTCCAAGTCGTAACGCGACGAAAGCGATGATTACAGATCCAATGGATAATTTAATCCATAGTCTTGTAGATCCTGGTAATGCTATCGATAAAATTGAAAGTAATGGGTTTACAATCGGACCAGCGGAATCTTTTGACGTTGTAGATTCTTCTTATCAACGGATATTTAAATTGATCGTAGTCATTGGTGCTGTGGCGTTTATATCATTAATGATCTCATATTTCTTCCCAATCCTGACCATTTCAGCTTTCATATTAGGGGTTATTGGAAGTGCAGGGCTCATTGTGTTGAAGCCAACGTTGTTTGAACAAGCACTAGCTTTGTTCGTAGCCATCAGTGGGCCAACGATCGCGATGTTGTTAGCAGTTCGTAAAGTTAATGGACTCAACCTTCAAGCGGTAGAAATGAAATTGAGTCGTCGTGTAATGCATGCGATTGTGCTGTATCTGAAGACGGCTATTATTTCCATGAGTGCGATCCCGTTTGTCGTTGCATTGTTAAATAATGTAACTTATCAATTGATGATTGAGCAATTCCGTGGAGTTAGCTTATTGCATTTCGCTCCAATTGCCCTAACGGGTCTGTATATTGTTCTGTATCGTGGTGGCAATTTACGTCAACAACTGGGCAATATCCTACGGAGTAGGATTACCATCTTGGGTGTCATAGTAGTAGGTGTTATCGGTGTGGTAGGTTGGTATTATTTACAACGTACAGGTAATGCTGGGTCGGTATCATCGATTGAATTGACATTCCGTTCACTTATGGAGAATACATTTGGTGTTCGACCACGTAATAAGGAATTCTTGTTGGCTCATCCTATATTCTTACTGGGGATCTTTATGTCGATTAAGTATCGTAATGCCATTTATTTGATGGTGATTGCTGTGATAGGTCAATTATCAATGGTAGATACATTTGCCCATATTCATACACCACTTACGATTTCGCTTGTTCGCAACCTGCTTGGGTTAGGATTAGGACTTATTATTGGTCTTATTGCCATCGTGGCATGGCAGATTATAGAAGGGTGTTGGAAACGATGGTCACCACGCCTCACAAGATAG
- the csaB gene encoding polysaccharide pyruvyl transferase CsaB: MVTTPHKIVISGYYGYKNSGDEAVLQSILTALQEQATEAGIQIQPVVLSIDPERTSATYGIEAVHRMKLGEVRQAIKSSCGLISGGGSLLQDATGMKTIPYYLGIIKLAQWMGKPTFIYSQGVGPVNHGLFYPMIKSVFKKCAYISVRDQQSGELLQKMGLNANVIDVVPDPVMGLQLRNNEISNEVINYDPISLPVIGISVRYWEQDRKELVKIVEGLQQVMSHQPLHLRFLPFHLPSDVEASQFMIDLLGDTRSTGSRVSLCADVDHPQDMLREISECQIVIAMRLHSLIYAANSQVPMIGISYDPKIDHFLNRLDLSAVGNTATLNAGDISSELERILFHEEDWRKVHATQIIQLKQEAKTPARAIVEYIANKVMKHG; this comes from the coding sequence ATGGTCACCACGCCTCACAAGATAGTCATATCAGGGTATTATGGATATAAGAATAGTGGGGACGAAGCGGTTCTCCAATCGATTCTAACAGCGTTACAAGAACAGGCTACTGAAGCAGGAATACAAATCCAACCTGTGGTTCTCTCGATTGATCCTGAACGGACGTCAGCTACTTATGGGATTGAAGCCGTTCATCGTATGAAGTTAGGGGAAGTGAGACAAGCTATTAAGAGTAGTTGTGGTCTTATTAGTGGCGGTGGAAGTTTGCTTCAGGATGCGACAGGAATGAAGACTATTCCTTATTACCTAGGAATCATTAAGTTAGCCCAATGGATGGGTAAACCTACATTTATTTATTCTCAAGGTGTGGGTCCGGTAAATCACGGATTGTTCTATCCAATGATCAAATCTGTATTTAAGAAATGTGCTTATATCTCAGTTCGTGACCAACAATCGGGTGAATTGCTACAAAAGATGGGGCTAAATGCTAACGTGATTGATGTCGTTCCCGATCCAGTGATGGGGTTACAATTAAGGAATAATGAAATAAGTAATGAAGTAATTAATTATGATCCTATTTCATTGCCGGTAATTGGTATCTCCGTACGGTATTGGGAGCAAGATCGGAAGGAACTTGTGAAGATCGTTGAAGGATTGCAACAGGTGATGTCACACCAACCCCTTCATCTTAGATTTCTACCTTTCCATCTCCCTTCGGATGTGGAAGCATCACAGTTCATGATAGATTTACTTGGCGATACTAGATCTACTGGGAGTCGCGTTAGTCTATGTGCAGATGTTGATCATCCTCAGGACATGCTAAGGGAAATAAGTGAATGTCAGATCGTTATTGCCATGAGGCTACATAGTCTAATCTATGCTGCGAATTCACAGGTACCGATGATCGGAATTTCTTACGATCCGAAGATTGACCATTTTCTGAATAGACTAGATCTTTCAGCTGTAGGCAACACGGCAACACTAAATGCAGGTGATATATCTTCGGAGTTGGAACGTATTTTATTTCATGAAGAGGATTGGCGTAAGGTCCATGCTACACAGATTATCCAATTGAAACAGGAAGCAAAAACTCCTGCTAGAGCAATCGTCGAATATATAGCAAACAAGGTGATGAAACATGGATAA